A genomic window from Lentibacter algarum includes:
- the parE gene encoding DNA topoisomerase IV subunit B encodes MSDDLLSGAGASPDSYDASSIQVLEDMEHVRLRPGMYIGGKDDRALHHMVAEIIDNSMDEAVAGHATWIEVELHENGHVSVRDNGRGIPTGPHPSDPNKSALEIIFCTLNAGGKFSGDSYETSGGLHGVGSSVVNALSDHLRVEVARNKELFAMEFSRGVPQGKLAKIGAAPNRRGTSVTFHPDAEIFGSLKLKASRLFAMARSKAYLFSGVEIRWKTAQTDGDTPKEATFHFPGGLADYLKEVMGGATTYSENPFAGTVSFEKFERPGKVEWAINWTPSRDGFIQSYCNTVPTPEGGTHEAGFWAAILKGIKAYGELVGNKKAAQITREDLTTGAGALVSCFIREPEFVGQTKDRLATVEAQRMVENSVRDHFDNWLAADTKSAGAILDFLVLRAEERLRRRQEKETSRKTATQKLRLPGKLTDCSSKTREGTELFIVEGDSAGGSAKMARDRRNQALLPLRGKILNVLGSASSKIGTNQEIADLTQALGVGLGTKFNVDDLRYDKVIIMTDADVDGAHIAALLMTFFFTQMRPMIDHGHLYLACPPLYRLTQGARRLYVADDAEKERMMDKGLGGKGKIDVQRFKGLGEMDAKDLKETTMDPKSRKLIRVTIDEDEPGQTGDLVERLMGKKPELRFQYISENARFVEELDV; translated from the coding sequence ATGTCAGACGATCTCCTTTCCGGCGCGGGCGCAAGCCCCGACAGCTACGACGCATCCTCCATTCAGGTGCTCGAAGATATGGAACACGTCCGCCTGCGCCCCGGCATGTATATCGGCGGCAAGGACGACCGCGCGCTGCACCACATGGTCGCCGAAATTATCGACAACTCGATGGACGAAGCCGTTGCAGGCCACGCCACATGGATCGAAGTCGAACTGCACGAAAACGGCCATGTGAGCGTGCGTGACAACGGCCGCGGCATCCCGACAGGCCCGCACCCGTCTGATCCAAACAAATCCGCGCTCGAAATCATCTTCTGCACGCTCAACGCGGGCGGCAAATTTTCGGGCGACTCATACGAAACTTCGGGCGGCCTGCACGGCGTCGGCTCTTCTGTGGTCAACGCATTGTCTGATCACCTGCGCGTTGAAGTCGCCCGCAACAAAGAGCTTTTCGCCATGGAGTTCTCCCGTGGAGTGCCCCAAGGCAAGCTCGCCAAGATCGGCGCCGCGCCCAACCGCCGTGGCACCTCCGTAACGTTTCACCCTGACGCCGAAATCTTCGGCTCCCTCAAGCTCAAAGCCTCCCGCCTCTTTGCGATGGCCCGCTCCAAGGCTTACCTTTTCTCTGGCGTCGAAATACGCTGGAAAACTGCCCAAACAGACGGCGACACCCCCAAAGAAGCGACATTCCACTTCCCAGGTGGCTTGGCTGACTACCTAAAAGAAGTCATGGGCGGCGCAACCACCTACTCAGAAAACCCCTTCGCTGGCACAGTGTCCTTTGAGAAGTTCGAGCGCCCCGGCAAAGTCGAATGGGCGATCAACTGGACACCCTCACGCGACGGCTTCATCCAGAGCTACTGTAACACCGTGCCCACACCCGAAGGCGGCACACACGAGGCCGGCTTCTGGGCCGCGATCCTCAAAGGCATCAAGGCCTACGGCGAACTTGTCGGCAACAAAAAGGCCGCGCAAATCACCCGCGAAGACCTCACCACAGGCGCAGGCGCACTTGTCAGCTGCTTCATCCGCGAGCCCGAATTTGTCGGCCAGACCAAAGACCGCCTCGCAACAGTGGAAGCGCAGCGCATGGTCGAAAACTCGGTGCGCGATCACTTTGACAACTGGCTCGCCGCCGATACCAAATCCGCAGGCGCGATCCTTGATTTCTTGGTGCTCAGAGCCGAAGAGCGCCTGCGCCGTCGCCAAGAAAAAGAGACCTCGCGCAAAACCGCGACCCAAAAACTCCGCCTCCCTGGCAAGCTCACCGACTGCTCCTCCAAAACCCGCGAAGGCACCGAGCTCTTCATCGTGGAAGGCGACTCCGCTGGCGGCTCCGCCAAAATGGCGCGCGACCGTCGCAACCAAGCCCTCCTGCCCCTACGCGGCAAAATCCTCAACGTCCTCGGCTCGGCCTCCTCCAAGATCGGAACCAACCAAGAGATCGCTGACCTGACCCAAGCGCTCGGCGTCGGCCTCGGCACAAAGTTCAACGTCGATGACCTGCGCTACGACAAAGTCATCATCATGACAGATGCGGACGTCGACGGCGCCCATATCGCCGCGCTCCTGATGACCTTCTTCTTCACCCAGATGCGCCCGATGATCGACCACGGCCACCTCTACCTCGCCTGCCCGCCCCTCTACCGCCTCACCCAAGGCGCACGGCGCTTGTATGTCGCCGATGATGCGGAAAAAGAGCGCATGATGGACAAGGGCCTCGGCGGCAAAGGCAAAATCGACGTGCAGCGCTTCAAAGGCCTTGGCGAGATGGACGCGAAAGACCTCAAAGAAACCACGATGGACCCGAAATCACGGAAGTTGATCAGGGTCACGATTGACGAGGACGAACCGGGCCAAACGGGCGACTTGGTGGAGCGGCTCATGGGCAAAAAACCAGAGCTGCGCTTCCAGTATATCTCGGAGAATGCACGGTTTGTTGAGGAGCTGGATGTTTGA
- the hpaR gene encoding homoprotocatechuate degradation operon regulator HpaR, whose protein sequence is MSQSDTDKPCTTAHLLPSTGRSLPIAMLRGREAIMAPYRQMLSKIGVTEQQWRVMRVLDERGRMDPKEIAEAACLLNPSLTRIMQLLEKKGLIARKGNPEDRRRVHVEITAAGRDMLVAAQPESLEIAEKLRARVGQDKLDELLDLLNSLAENGLE, encoded by the coding sequence ATGAGCCAAAGTGATACAGATAAACCCTGCACCACCGCCCATCTTTTGCCAAGCACAGGGCGGTCCTTGCCGATTGCTATGTTGCGTGGACGAGAGGCTATTATGGCGCCTTACAGGCAGATGCTGTCCAAAATCGGCGTGACCGAACAGCAGTGGCGCGTGATGCGCGTGCTGGATGAGCGCGGTAGAATGGATCCGAAAGAGATTGCCGAGGCCGCTTGTTTGCTCAACCCGTCTCTGACTCGGATCATGCAGCTGCTGGAGAAGAAGGGGCTGATTGCTCGCAAAGGCAACCCTGAAGATCGCCGTCGTGTGCATGTGGAAATCACAGCAGCAGGGCGCGATATGTTGGTTGCGGCGCAGCCAGAGAGCCTTGAGATCGCCGAAAAGCTGCGCGCACGCGTGGGGCAAGACAAGCTGGATGAGCTTCTTGATTTGTTGAACAGCCTTGCGGAAAACGGTCTGGAGTAA
- a CDS encoding acyl-homoserine-lactone synthase, translating to MWNRIVVTDQNRGVYGALVHDHLRKRRLLFHEKLGWDIPRSAHIEQDQYDRAETVYILVERGGLVEGYARLLPTLARVSYGSVEFSYMMRDATLGLLPGIPPSILGARPAPQAEGVWEISRVEAAGRGALQALFLTIAEYMEQVEAVELLAFTRKNFGAIVRSIGFDAAEIGAHVDYGGRPYCAISMTWGGAPETAPVAEDLPMRMAG from the coding sequence ATGTGGAACCGTATTGTTGTGACCGACCAAAACAGAGGCGTTTATGGCGCGCTTGTGCATGACCATTTGCGCAAACGACGCCTGTTGTTTCACGAAAAGCTCGGGTGGGACATTCCGCGCAGTGCGCATATCGAGCAGGACCAATATGACCGCGCCGAGACAGTTTATATTTTGGTCGAGCGGGGCGGGCTTGTGGAAGGCTATGCGAGGCTTTTGCCGACATTGGCGCGGGTGTCTTACGGCTCTGTCGAGTTTAGCTACATGATGCGCGATGCAACGCTTGGGTTGCTGCCAGGTATTCCGCCTTCGATACTTGGCGCACGGCCTGCGCCGCAAGCGGAGGGTGTATGGGAGATCAGCCGTGTTGAAGCTGCGGGCAGGGGGGCTTTGCAGGCGCTGTTCTTGACGATTGCAGAGTATATGGAGCAGGTGGAGGCGGTGGAACTTCTGGCGTTTACCCGCAAAAACTTTGGCGCGATTGTGCGGAGTATCGGTTTTGATGCAGCCGAGATCGGTGCGCATGTGGATTATGGTGGGCGGCCCTATTGTGCGATCAGTATGACATGGGGTGGCGCACCAGAGACAGCACCTGTGGCCGAAGACCTGCCGATGCGGATGGCAGGGTAG
- a CDS encoding CocE/NonD family hydrolase, with translation MSEQGLREIIDIPDLGIVMSDGVRLSARVWMPVDAGEDPVPAVLEHLPYRKRDGTCARDEISHPWMAARGYAMVRVDMRGNGDSYGHMEDEYTQQELEDACEVIHWLAAQDWCSGTVGMQGISWGGFNCLQTAYLQPEPLKAVISICSTVDRFADDIHYKGGCLLNENLAWSSTMWAYSSRPPDPALREDWREIWMERLKCEPFLIANWLKHQRRDTFWMHGSVCEDFSRIKAKVLAIGGWADGYKNAVPALIENIEGAKGISGPWVHLYPHIATPEPRIGFLQEAKRWWDKWLKGIETGVESDPAFRGYLMEGYRPSRFNAPREGVWLADATSSGEMCEYPLGPDGRLGSEGETHVEIASPQHCGLGGGEYYAIGRGPELSDDQRVDDLYSAVWTGPALARSVDIMGRPKLRLTLASETAQGQVCVRLNHVHPDGASTRISFGVLNLTHRESSAAPEEMPIGKPVELEIELDHIAYRVPEGHRIAVAVSTAYWPLIWPSPEAGRVTVSGGALRLPERALAVADEWSFEEATGADGWQTEELRAPRNEKREITDHETGLITLIINDDFGKRRDNAHGLVSGGVSRETWVIHPDDPLSARGSTHWTEETERGDIILRTETYAEMKSDRDTFYVSGRLEAYENNVLIYARDVEEAIARDMM, from the coding sequence ATGAGCGAACAAGGTTTACGAGAGATCATTGATATTCCTGATTTGGGAATAGTCATGTCTGATGGGGTGCGTCTTTCGGCGCGGGTGTGGATGCCTGTTGATGCGGGGGAGGACCCTGTGCCAGCAGTTTTGGAGCACTTGCCCTATCGTAAGCGCGACGGCACATGTGCGCGGGACGAGATCAGCCATCCTTGGATGGCGGCGCGCGGCTATGCCATGGTGCGGGTCGATATGCGCGGCAATGGTGACAGCTATGGCCATATGGAGGACGAATACACCCAGCAAGAGCTAGAGGATGCCTGTGAGGTGATCCACTGGCTTGCTGCTCAGGACTGGTGTAGCGGGACTGTGGGGATGCAAGGGATCAGCTGGGGCGGGTTCAACTGCCTTCAAACGGCTTATCTGCAGCCCGAGCCGCTCAAGGCGGTGATTTCGATCTGCTCCACTGTAGACCGCTTTGCTGATGACATCCATTACAAGGGCGGGTGCCTGCTCAATGAAAACCTTGCATGGTCTTCGACCATGTGGGCCTATTCCTCTCGCCCACCTGATCCCGCGTTGCGAGAGGATTGGCGCGAAATTTGGATGGAGCGGTTGAAGTGCGAGCCTTTCCTGATTGCCAACTGGCTTAAGCATCAAAGGCGCGACACTTTCTGGATGCATGGCTCTGTCTGTGAGGACTTTAGCCGCATTAAGGCCAAGGTTTTGGCCATCGGGGGCTGGGCCGACGGCTATAAGAACGCGGTCCCTGCTTTGATTGAAAACATCGAAGGCGCGAAAGGGATCAGTGGGCCTTGGGTGCATCTCTATCCACATATCGCTACGCCGGAGCCACGGATCGGCTTTCTTCAAGAGGCCAAGCGCTGGTGGGATAAGTGGCTGAAGGGGATCGAGACGGGGGTCGAGAGCGACCCTGCGTTTCGCGGCTATCTGATGGAGGGCTATCGACCCAGCCGTTTCAATGCGCCGCGAGAGGGCGTTTGGTTGGCTGATGCCACGAGTAGCGGGGAAATGTGTGAGTATCCTCTTGGCCCAGATGGGCGGCTCGGCTCCGAGGGCGAGACGCATGTTGAGATTGCTTCGCCGCAGCACTGTGGGCTTGGAGGCGGAGAGTATTACGCTATTGGCCGTGGGCCAGAGCTTTCGGACGATCAGCGGGTGGATGACCTATACTCCGCTGTTTGGACGGGGCCTGCGCTTGCGCGCTCTGTTGATATTATGGGGCGGCCGAAGCTGCGCCTCACTTTGGCAAGTGAAACGGCGCAAGGGCAGGTATGTGTGCGCCTTAACCATGTGCATCCAGACGGTGCGAGCACGAGGATCAGCTTTGGCGTTCTTAATCTGACGCATCGCGAGAGCTCGGCGGCCCCCGAGGAGATGCCGATTGGAAAGCCTGTCGAGCTTGAGATCGAGCTTGATCACATCGCCTATCGTGTGCCTGAGGGGCATCGCATTGCTGTGGCGGTGTCGACAGCCTATTGGCCCTTGATCTGGCCTTCGCCTGAAGCGGGGCGTGTGACTGTGAGTGGTGGGGCTTTGCGGCTGCCAGAGCGGGCTTTGGCAGTAGCGGACGAGTGGAGCTTTGAAGAGGCGACGGGTGCGGACGGTTGGCAAACAGAAGAGCTGCGCGCGCCACGCAACGAGAAGCGAGAGATTACGGACCACGAGACGGGGCTGATCACGCTGATTATCAACGACGACTTTGGCAAGCGCCGTGACAATGCGCATGGGCTTGTGAGCGGTGGGGTGTCACGGGAGACTTGGGTGATTCACCCTGATGACCCGCTTTCGGCGCGGGGGAGCACGCATTGGACGGAAGAAACCGAACGCGGCGACATAATATTGCGCACGGAAACCTACGCAGAGATGAAAAGTGACCGTGACACCTTTTATGTCAGTGGGCGTCTTGAAGCCTATGAGAACAACGTCCTGATCTATGCGCGCGATGTTGAGGAGGCCATCGCCCGCGATATGATGTGA
- a CDS encoding ABC transporter substrate-binding protein, with protein sequence MTNELDYLKKRVAQGKLSRRDFMGKASALGVTAAAATTMLADAAYAEGPKKGGVFKLGSVGGESTNSLDPATYASQVPFHNGRQFGETLVEVGADGGLAPKLAESFESSADAKTWMFKIRKDVEFHNGKTMTPEDVLQTMERHSNEESKSGALGIMKGISSVSIDGDSLKVELNEANADLPYLIADYHLVVQPNGGMDNPGAGIGTGPFKLEADEPGVRHVYSRNENYWGDAANYDGVEIIVINDATARTAALQSGQVHAINRVEPKIAGLLGRAPNLTVNSTPGRGHYVFIMHADTAPFDNNELRMALKYAINRSEIVEKILQGYGSVGNDMPINAAYPLFDASIPQREFDLAKAAEHYKKSGHDGSPIILRVADGAFPGAVDAAALFQQTAAQAGIPLEIKREPNDGYWSEVWNKQPFCASYWGGRPVQDQMYTTAYLSTADWNDTNFKNAEFDDLLVKARAELDTAKRKEMYSKMGMIVRNEGGLICPMFNDFVDAVSNDVMGWETDPNAELMNGYITHKTWLA encoded by the coding sequence ATGACCAACGAACTTGATTATCTTAAAAAACGTGTGGCCCAAGGCAAACTTTCGCGACGCGACTTTATGGGCAAGGCCAGCGCGCTGGGCGTAACGGCGGCAGCGGCAACCACAATGCTGGCAGACGCGGCTTATGCGGAAGGCCCCAAAAAAGGCGGCGTGTTCAAGCTCGGTTCTGTCGGTGGGGAAAGCACAAACTCGCTTGATCCTGCGACATATGCCAGCCAAGTGCCGTTTCACAACGGCCGCCAATTTGGTGAAACGCTTGTGGAAGTTGGTGCGGACGGCGGACTTGCGCCAAAGCTCGCTGAGAGCTTTGAGAGCTCAGCCGATGCGAAGACCTGGATGTTCAAGATCCGGAAGGATGTCGAGTTTCACAATGGCAAGACCATGACCCCAGAGGATGTGCTTCAAACGATGGAGCGCCACTCGAATGAAGAGTCAAAATCTGGTGCGCTTGGCATCATGAAGGGTATTTCAAGCGTCAGCATCGATGGAGATTCACTCAAGGTTGAGCTGAATGAAGCCAACGCGGATTTGCCCTATCTGATCGCGGATTATCACCTTGTGGTTCAGCCAAACGGCGGCATGGACAATCCAGGAGCAGGTATTGGCACAGGGCCATTCAAGCTTGAGGCGGATGAGCCTGGCGTACGTCACGTGTACTCTCGGAACGAAAACTACTGGGGTGATGCGGCGAACTACGATGGCGTTGAAATCATCGTTATCAATGATGCGACGGCGCGAACGGCTGCTCTTCAGTCTGGTCAGGTCCACGCGATCAACCGCGTCGAACCAAAAATTGCGGGTCTTCTTGGGCGCGCGCCAAACCTGACGGTGAATTCGACACCGGGCCGTGGGCACTATGTATTTATCATGCATGCCGACACAGCACCTTTTGACAACAACGAGCTGCGTATGGCGCTGAAGTATGCCATCAACCGCTCTGAGATCGTTGAGAAAATTTTGCAGGGCTATGGTTCTGTGGGCAATGACATGCCGATCAATGCGGCTTATCCGCTGTTTGACGCAAGCATCCCGCAGCGTGAATTTGATCTTGCCAAAGCAGCAGAGCATTACAAAAAGTCTGGCCACGATGGCAGCCCGATCATCCTGCGCGTTGCGGATGGGGCTTTCCCGGGGGCTGTCGATGCGGCGGCGCTCTTCCAGCAGACAGCGGCACAGGCGGGTATTCCGCTTGAGATCAAGCGTGAGCCGAATGACGGCTATTGGTCAGAAGTTTGGAACAAGCAGCCGTTCTGCGCGAGCTATTGGGGCGGTCGTCCTGTACAGGACCAGATGTACACAACGGCCTATCTGTCTACGGCAGACTGGAATGACACAAACTTCAAGAACGCCGAGTTTGACGATTTGCTTGTGAAGGCGCGTGCCGAGCTCGACACTGCCAAGCGCAAAGAGATGTACTCCAAAATGGGCATGATCGTGCGCAACGAGGGCGGCCTGATCTGCCCGATGTTCAACGACTTTGTCGATGCGGTTAGCAATGACGTTATGGGCTGGGAAACTGACCCGAACGCAGAGCTCATGAATGGATACATCACGCATAAAACATGGCTCGCGTAA
- a CDS encoding ABC transporter permease — protein MHPIIKLIAQRFTLGILLLVAASVLIFGLTEALPGDAAQAVLGQAATPESLANLREEMGLNRPATTRYFEWFGGILQGDMGVSIINRLDIAESVGKRLGNTLFLAFWAAIVSVPLAIFLGLLAVRYRNRWPDKLISGVTLTTISIPEFLIGYVLVYFLAVKLGFGSALAMINDDMSLWQKLQSIVLPVMVLTLVVLAHMMRMTRAAILNVMQSAYIETAELKGLSVFNVIAKHAFPNAVSPIVNVVMLNLAYLVVGVVVIEVVFVYPGMGQFLVDAVTKRDVPVVLACGVIFAAIYIGLNMLADIISILANPRLRHPK, from the coding sequence ATGCATCCGATCATAAAACTGATTGCCCAGCGGTTTACGCTGGGCATACTTCTCCTTGTCGCCGCCTCTGTGCTGATTTTCGGGTTGACCGAAGCTTTGCCCGGAGATGCGGCGCAAGCCGTGTTGGGGCAGGCGGCCACGCCTGAAAGCCTTGCCAACCTGCGCGAGGAGATGGGCCTTAATCGCCCAGCTACCACGCGGTATTTCGAGTGGTTCGGCGGCATCCTTCAGGGCGATATGGGCGTCTCTATTATCAACCGTCTTGATATTGCCGAAAGTGTTGGCAAGCGGCTTGGCAATACGCTGTTCCTTGCGTTTTGGGCTGCGATTGTTTCTGTCCCTCTGGCAATATTTCTCGGGCTTTTGGCCGTGCGCTACCGCAACCGCTGGCCTGACAAGTTGATCTCGGGCGTGACGCTCACGACGATTTCCATTCCTGAATTTCTGATTGGCTATGTGCTGGTCTATTTCCTCGCGGTGAAGCTTGGCTTTGGCTCGGCGCTTGCGATGATCAATGATGATATGTCTCTGTGGCAAAAGCTTCAGTCGATTGTTTTGCCTGTGATGGTGCTGACGCTCGTTGTTTTGGCCCATATGATGCGGATGACGCGGGCTGCGATCCTGAATGTGATGCAATCGGCCTATATCGAAACCGCCGAGCTCAAGGGGCTCAGCGTATTCAACGTGATTGCAAAACACGCCTTTCCAAACGCGGTGAGCCCGATTGTAAACGTGGTGATGTTGAACTTGGCATACCTTGTGGTGGGCGTGGTCGTCATTGAAGTTGTCTTTGTCTATCCAGGCATGGGGCAGTTTCTTGTCGATGCGGTGACAAAGCGGGATGTGCCTGTCGTGCTTGCTTGCGGCGTGATCTTTGCGGCGATCTACATTGGCCTTAACATGCTGGCAGATATCATTTCGATCCTTGCGAACCCGAGATTGAGGCATCCTAAATGA
- a CDS encoding ABC transporter permease has translation MKNIPLSALIGLIITGVYFFVAIFAGFVAPYGMAEVVGDVWEPASAAHVLGTDNIGRDLLTRMIYGGQTTIFIATAGTILSFVTGSTLGFLAAVLGGWADQLLSRLVDLLMAIPSLILALVILAMVPVTVPVLILVMGLLDATRVFRLARSVAVDINVMEYVEAASLRGEGRLWVIFREILPNALSPLVAELGLRFIFMVLFISTLSFLGLGVQPPLADWGGIVKENKDGIIYGIGAALYPAIAIATLAISVNLVADWVLNRTTSLKGGRG, from the coding sequence ATTAAGAATATCCCTCTTTCGGCTCTCATTGGTTTGATTATCACAGGGGTCTATTTCTTTGTGGCAATCTTTGCGGGCTTTGTGGCGCCGTATGGTATGGCCGAGGTTGTCGGCGATGTTTGGGAGCCAGCGAGTGCCGCACATGTGTTGGGCACAGACAACATTGGCCGCGATCTCCTCACAAGGATGATCTATGGTGGGCAGACAACGATCTTTATTGCCACGGCGGGCACAATCCTGAGCTTTGTGACTGGGTCTACGCTTGGCTTTTTGGCCGCTGTTTTGGGTGGCTGGGCAGATCAGCTTCTGAGCCGTTTGGTTGACCTCTTGATGGCGATCCCCTCGCTTATTCTGGCCCTTGTGATCCTTGCGATGGTTCCAGTGACGGTCCCCGTGCTCATTTTGGTCATGGGATTGCTGGATGCGACACGCGTGTTCCGTTTGGCGCGCTCTGTGGCCGTCGATATCAATGTGATGGAATATGTCGAGGCCGCGAGTCTGCGCGGTGAGGGACGGCTTTGGGTGATCTTTCGGGAGATCCTACCAAATGCACTGAGCCCGCTTGTTGCCGAGCTGGGCCTGCGCTTTATCTTTATGGTCTTGTTTATTTCGACCCTGAGCTTCCTTGGCCTTGGCGTGCAGCCGCCGCTGGCGGACTGGGGCGGGATTGTGAAAGAAAACAAAGATGGGATTATCTATGGCATCGGGGCCGCGCTTTACCCTGCGATTGCGATTGCGACGCTGGCGATCAGTGTGAACCTTGTGGCGGATTGGGTTTTGAACCGAACCACCAGCCTGAAAGGGGGCCGCGGATGA
- a CDS encoding ABC transporter ATP-binding protein, with translation MTEAFVRVRDLKIGATVYPPGEKPHDIEIVHGVSFDLEKGKVLGLIGESGAGKSTIGLASMAYGRGGVELTGGEVWVNGRDILKTSKGDLRSLRGGEVTYVSQSAAASFNPAKQILEQVTEAAIRHGKFTKAEAEARAIVLFEKLGLPEPERIGRRYPHQVSGGQLQRCMTALALCPEPDLVVFDEPTTALDVTTQIDVLMAIKEAIRDTGVAALYITHDLAVVAQVSDDIMVLKMGEMVEYGSVDQIINAPQEEYTRALVSVRSIEHEEKQPTSEPVLICENITARYKGTKFDVLKDVNVEVHPGQTLAVVGESGSGKSTLARVITGLLPQREGRVHFAGRDLNPVMRTRSREDLRELQMIYQMADTAMNPRQTVGTIIGRPLEFYFGLRGAEKQKRIQELLDEIELGKGFQDRYPAELSGGQKQRVCIARALAAKPKLIICDEVTSALDPLVADGILKLLLDLQKIENVAYLFITHDLATVRAIADSIAVMYQGEVVRYGTKTEVLSPPFDDYTDLLLSSVPEMKLGWLEDVIANRKMESAGN, from the coding sequence ATGACTGAAGCTTTTGTCAGAGTACGTGACCTCAAGATCGGGGCGACAGTCTACCCGCCCGGTGAAAAGCCGCATGATATCGAGATTGTGCATGGTGTTTCTTTTGATCTTGAAAAAGGAAAAGTGCTGGGCCTGATTGGGGAATCCGGCGCCGGCAAGTCGACCATTGGCCTTGCCAGCATGGCGTATGGGCGCGGCGGTGTTGAGCTGACGGGTGGCGAAGTCTGGGTCAATGGGCGCGACATCTTGAAAACCTCCAAGGGCGATCTGCGCTCCTTGCGGGGAGGGGAAGTTACCTATGTGAGCCAGTCTGCGGCTGCGAGTTTCAACCCCGCAAAGCAGATATTGGAACAGGTTACGGAAGCCGCGATCCGTCATGGGAAATTCACCAAGGCAGAGGCTGAGGCGCGCGCGATTGTACTGTTTGAAAAGCTTGGATTGCCTGAACCTGAACGTATCGGAAGGCGCTATCCTCATCAAGTTTCGGGTGGGCAGTTGCAGCGGTGTATGACGGCGCTGGCGCTCTGTCCTGAACCTGATCTTGTGGTGTTTGATGAGCCGACCACTGCGCTTGATGTGACGACGCAGATTGATGTTCTTATGGCCATCAAAGAGGCCATTCGCGACACTGGGGTGGCGGCACTTTATATTACGCATGATCTGGCCGTTGTAGCGCAGGTCAGTGATGACATCATGGTGCTCAAGATGGGCGAGATGGTGGAATATGGCTCCGTCGACCAGATCATCAATGCGCCGCAAGAAGAGTACACCCGTGCGCTTGTCTCTGTTCGCTCGATTGAGCATGAAGAAAAGCAGCCCACAAGCGAGCCTGTCTTGATTTGTGAGAATATAACAGCGCGCTACAAGGGCACGAAGTTTGATGTTCTGAAAGATGTGAATGTCGAGGTGCACCCTGGTCAAACGCTTGCTGTTGTCGGAGAAAGTGGATCTGGCAAATCGACGCTGGCGCGCGTGATCACGGGGCTATTGCCACAGCGTGAGGGACGGGTGCATTTTGCGGGGCGTGACCTCAACCCTGTGATGCGGACGCGGTCCCGAGAAGATTTGCGCGAGTTGCAGATGATCTATCAGATGGCGGATACCGCGATGAACCCGCGCCAAACCGTGGGGACCATTATTGGCCGGCCGCTTGAGTTTTATTTCGGGTTGCGGGGTGCCGAGAAGCAGAAGCGTATTCAGGAGCTTTTGGACGAGATCGAGCTTGGTAAGGGCTTTCAGGACCGCTACCCCGCCGAACTCAGTGGGGGGCAAAAACAACGGGTCTGTATTGCGCGTGCACTCGCGGCGAAGCCTAAGCTCATTATCTGTGACGAGGTGACAAGCGCGCTTGATCCGCTCGTTGCGGATGGCATTTTAAAACTTCTACTGGATTTGCAGAAGATCGAGAATGTGGCCTATCTCTTTATCACGCATGATCTTGCAACGGTGCGGGCGATCGCGGACAGTATTGCTGTGATGTATCAGGGCGAAGTGGTGCGGTATGGCACAAAGACTGAGGTCTTGAGCCCGCCATTTGACGACTATACCGACCTGTTGCTGAGCTCTGTGCCCGAAATGAAGCTTGGCTGGCTGGAAGACGTGATTGCGAACCGCAAGATGGAAAGTGCGGGGAACTGA